The following proteins are co-located in the Aggregatibacter aphrophilus ATCC 33389 genome:
- the ilvM gene encoding acetolactate synthase 2 small subunit, with amino-acid sequence MEHQIELTAQHRPEVLERILRVIRHRGFTVTQMDMQLIDDKVRLKFTVKSDRILDLLVSQLEKIYDVVEIK; translated from the coding sequence ATGGAACACCAAATCGAACTCACAGCCCAACACCGCCCCGAAGTGCTCGAACGCATTCTCCGCGTCATCCGCCACCGTGGTTTCACCGTAACCCAAATGGATATGCAACTGATTGACGACAAAGTGCGCTTAAAATTCACCGTAAAATCTGACCGCATTTTGGATTTGTTAGTCAGTCAGTTGGAGAAAATTTATGATGTGGTGGAGATTAAATAA
- the ilvD gene encoding dihydroxy-acid dehydratase: protein MPKLRSATSTQGRNMAGARALWRATGMKENDFGKPIIAVVNSFTQFVPGHVHLKDMGQLVAAEIEKAGGVAKEFNTIAVDDGIAMGHGGMLYSLPSRDLIADSVEYMVNAHCADAMVCISNCDKITPGMLMAAMRLNIPAIFVSGGPMEAGKTKLSDQLIRLDLVDAMIEAADPNVSDERIDAIERSACPTCGSCSGMFTANSMNCLTEALGLSLPGNGSMLATHADRKELFLKAGRQIVELCKRYYEQDDESVLPRSIGTFDAFENAMSLDIAMGGSSNTVLHLLAAAQEAGVDFKMSDIDRLSRVVPCLSKIAPNTNKYHMEDVHRAGGIMGLLGELDRAGLIHHHTKTVLGMTLEEQLNQYDIIRNQDEALHKFFRAGPAGIRTTQAFSQDCRWDSVDDDRVSGCIRNKENAISKEGGLAVLFGNIAEDGCIVKTAGVDESIWKFTGRAIVFESQEDAVAGILGGKVKEGHVVMIRYEGPKGGPGMQEMLYPTSYLKSMGLGKKCALLTDGRFSGGTSGLSIGHASPEAASGGAIGLVQDDDIIEIDIPNRAINLNISDEELAKRRTERDAKGWQPAHREREVSFALKVFGHFATSADKGAVRDKSLLK, encoded by the coding sequence ATGCCAAAACTACGCTCAGCGACCAGTACACAAGGTCGTAATATGGCGGGTGCACGTGCCTTATGGCGTGCCACAGGAATGAAAGAAAATGACTTCGGAAAACCCATTATTGCGGTAGTGAACTCCTTCACCCAATTCGTCCCGGGGCATGTGCATTTAAAAGACATGGGACAACTGGTCGCGGCGGAAATTGAAAAAGCTGGCGGCGTGGCAAAAGAATTCAACACCATTGCGGTGGATGACGGTATTGCCATGGGACATGGCGGGATGCTGTATTCCCTACCAAGCCGTGATTTGATTGCAGACAGCGTGGAGTATATGGTAAACGCCCACTGCGCCGATGCCATGGTGTGTATTTCCAACTGTGACAAAATTACCCCGGGAATGTTGATGGCGGCAATGCGCCTGAATATCCCGGCGATTTTTGTTTCCGGTGGCCCAATGGAAGCCGGCAAAACCAAGTTATCGGATCAACTGATTCGTTTAGACTTAGTTGATGCGATGATTGAAGCGGCGGATCCTAATGTCAGTGATGAGCGTATTGATGCTATTGAACGTAGTGCCTGCCCGACTTGTGGCTCCTGCTCAGGGATGTTCACTGCCAACTCCATGAACTGTTTAACGGAAGCACTCGGTTTGAGTTTACCGGGCAACGGTTCTATGCTTGCCACACACGCCGACCGTAAAGAATTATTCTTAAAAGCCGGTCGCCAAATTGTGGAACTGTGCAAACGTTATTACGAACAGGACGATGAAAGCGTATTGCCTCGTTCTATCGGCACCTTTGACGCTTTTGAAAACGCTATGAGCTTAGATATCGCCATGGGCGGTTCCAGTAACACCGTTTTACACTTACTCGCAGCGGCTCAAGAAGCGGGCGTAGATTTCAAAATGTCAGACATCGACCGCTTATCCCGTGTTGTGCCTTGTTTGAGCAAAATTGCGCCGAACACCAACAAATACCACATGGAAGACGTACACCGTGCAGGCGGAATTATGGGCTTATTGGGCGAATTGGATCGCGCCGGTTTAATTCACCACCACACCAAAACCGTGTTGGGTATGACGTTGGAAGAACAATTAAATCAATACGATATCATCCGTAACCAAGACGAAGCATTACACAAATTCTTCCGTGCCGGCCCGGCAGGCATTCGCACTACCCAAGCCTTCTCACAAGATTGTCGTTGGGACAGCGTGGACGATGACCGTGTAAGCGGCTGTATCCGCAACAAAGAAAATGCGATTTCTAAAGAAGGTGGCTTAGCCGTCTTGTTCGGGAACATTGCCGAAGACGGTTGTATCGTCAAAACCGCGGGCGTGGATGAGTCTATCTGGAAATTCACCGGTCGAGCCATCGTGTTTGAAAGCCAAGAAGATGCCGTTGCCGGGATTTTAGGCGGCAAAGTCAAAGAAGGTCATGTCGTCATGATTCGCTATGAAGGCCCGAAAGGCGGCCCGGGCATGCAAGAAATGCTCTATCCGACCAGCTATTTAAAATCCATGGGCTTAGGCAAAAAATGCGCCTTGTTAACGGACGGACGTTTCTCCGGCGGCACATCCGGCTTATCCATCGGCCATGCCTCGCCTGAAGCGGCTTCCGGTGGCGCTATCGGTTTAGTACAGGATGACGACATTATCGAAATCGATATTCCGAACCGCGCGATTAACCTCAACATCAGCGATGAAGAATTAGCTAAACGCCGTACCGAGCGAGATGCCAAAGGTTGGCAACCGGCGCACCGTGAACGTGAAGTGTCTTTCGCCTTAAAAGTGTTTGGCCACTTCGCCACGTCCGCAGATAAAGGCGCCGTGCGTGATAAAAGTCTATTAAAATAA
- the ilvA gene encoding threonine ammonia-lyase, biosynthetic produces MKNLLTNPQPSQSDYINAIVKLGSRVYEAATVTPLQKMGKLSDRLHNHIWIKREDRQPVNSFKLRGAYAMISTLSDEQKHAGVIAASAGNHAQGVALSAKQLGLKALIVMPQNTPSIKVDAVRGFGGEVLLHGANFDEAKAKAIQLAKEKNMTFIPPFDHPLVIAGQGTLAMEMLQQVADLDYVFVQVGGGGLAAGVAILLKQFMPEIKVIGVESKDSACLTVALEKGEPTDLAHVGLFADGVAVKRIGDETFRLCQRYLDDTVLVDSDEVCAAMKDLFENVRAVSEPSGALGLAGLKKYVKQHNIQGKNMAAILSGANLNFHTLRYVSERCEIGENREALLAVTMPEQPGSFLKFVHVLGSRAVTEFSYRYADDKHACVFVGVRTADEQEKADIIADLTQNGFDVEDMSDDDIAKTHVRYLMGGRVENHGERLYTFEFPEQKGALLKFLETLGGRWNISLFHYRAHGADYGNILAGFQLEQDDAGEFEHALEALGYVYQDVTDSKSYRYFLR; encoded by the coding sequence ATGAAAAATCTACTTACAAACCCACAACCGAGCCAAAGTGATTATATTAACGCCATCGTCAAACTGGGCTCCCGTGTTTATGAAGCGGCGACGGTCACGCCGTTACAAAAAATGGGCAAATTATCCGACCGTCTGCATAACCATATTTGGATTAAGCGTGAAGACCGCCAGCCGGTTAACAGCTTCAAGCTACGTGGCGCCTATGCCATGATCTCCACCCTGTCTGATGAACAAAAGCACGCCGGTGTGATCGCAGCGTCGGCAGGTAACCATGCACAAGGTGTGGCATTATCGGCAAAACAACTCGGCTTAAAAGCTCTTATCGTGATGCCACAAAACACCCCAAGCATTAAAGTGGATGCGGTGCGTGGTTTTGGTGGTGAAGTGTTATTGCACGGCGCCAATTTCGATGAAGCCAAGGCCAAAGCCATTCAGCTTGCAAAAGAAAAAAACATGACGTTTATTCCGCCCTTCGACCATCCGTTAGTGATTGCGGGCCAAGGCACGCTGGCTATGGAAATGTTACAACAAGTGGCGGATTTGGATTATGTCTTCGTGCAAGTCGGCGGTGGCGGTTTGGCGGCCGGTGTGGCAATTTTACTCAAACAATTTATGCCGGAAATTAAAGTCATCGGCGTGGAATCCAAAGATTCTGCCTGCCTAACTGTCGCATTAGAAAAAGGCGAACCGACGGATTTAGCACACGTTGGCTTATTCGCCGACGGCGTAGCGGTAAAACGTATCGGTGATGAAACTTTCCGCCTGTGCCAACGCTATTTAGACGACACGGTGTTAGTGGACAGCGATGAAGTGTGCGCTGCCATGAAGGACCTGTTTGAAAATGTCCGCGCGGTGTCAGAGCCCTCAGGTGCATTAGGCTTAGCCGGTCTGAAAAAATACGTCAAACAACACAACATTCAAGGCAAAAACATGGCAGCGATTTTGTCCGGCGCCAACTTGAATTTCCACACCCTTCGCTATGTGTCCGAACGTTGCGAAATCGGTGAAAATCGCGAAGCTTTACTTGCCGTGACGATGCCGGAACAGCCGGGTAGCTTCTTAAAATTCGTCCACGTACTAGGCAGTCGTGCTGTAACGGAATTCAGCTACCGTTATGCTGATGACAAACACGCCTGTGTCTTCGTGGGAGTTCGCACGGCAGATGAACAGGAAAAAGCCGACATCATCGCCGATCTCACACAAAATGGCTTTGATGTGGAAGATATGTCCGACGATGATATCGCCAAAACCCACGTTCGTTATTTAATGGGTGGACGGGTTGAGAATCACGGCGAACGCCTGTACACCTTTGAATTCCCGGAACAAAAAGGCGCATTGTTGAAATTCCTTGAAACCTTAGGCGGACGCTGGAACATTTCCCTTTTCCACTACCGCGCCCACGGTGCCGACTACGGCAACATTCTCGCCGGATTCCAATTGGAGCAAGACGATGCCGGCGAGTTTGAACACGCCTTGGAAGCCTTGGGATATGTCTATCAGGATGTGACCGACAGCAAGTCCTACCGTTATTTCTTACGTTAA
- a CDS encoding beta-ketoacyl-ACP synthase III, whose protein sequence is MTVLTDVYINRVGVFLPNQPVDNDHIEQVLGMAGDTPSRVRKMILRSNAIKTRYYAIDPHTRATTHTGAELAAEAIKHLIVQGMNVNDISCLACATSSPDQIMPGQGVMIHGLIPNAPPYEVITTAGICVAGMTAMKHAYNAIRTGEHQGAVAVASETSSAMGRGEYFQAEINQKQLEDAKPEIGFEKDFLRWMLSDGAGAVQLSNQPNPQGVSLKIHWIDLISYANEMPVCMYAGAEIRDNQFIGWKSVSTQEREARNLMSAKQDVKLLNENIVHYTVEKALLRLIEKYNLKAEDIDYFLPHYSSGFFRDKLLDGLKNINFVIPQEKWFTNLETKGNTGSASIYIILQEFLEKYPLKNGQKVLCYIPESGRFSSCFMLLEVVNGN, encoded by the coding sequence TTGACTGTATTAACTGATGTTTATATCAATCGTGTCGGTGTTTTTCTACCGAATCAGCCCGTTGATAACGATCACATAGAGCAGGTGTTAGGCATGGCGGGTGATACGCCTTCCCGTGTGCGTAAAATGATTTTGCGCTCTAATGCCATAAAAACTCGTTATTACGCCATTGACCCGCATACCCGCGCCACTACGCACACCGGTGCAGAGCTCGCGGCAGAAGCAATCAAACACCTGATCGTGCAAGGTATGAATGTTAATGATATAAGTTGTTTGGCATGTGCTACCTCCTCTCCCGATCAAATCATGCCGGGACAAGGCGTGATGATTCATGGCTTAATTCCTAATGCACCTCCTTACGAAGTCATCACTACCGCCGGGATTTGCGTTGCCGGTATGACTGCGATGAAACACGCCTACAATGCCATTCGCACCGGCGAACACCAAGGCGCCGTTGCCGTAGCGTCCGAAACATCTTCCGCTATGGGACGTGGGGAATATTTTCAAGCGGAAATTAATCAGAAACAATTAGAAGACGCCAAGCCTGAAATTGGCTTTGAAAAAGATTTTCTGCGTTGGATGCTTTCTGATGGTGCAGGTGCGGTGCAACTGAGCAATCAACCTAATCCACAAGGCGTTAGCCTAAAAATTCATTGGATTGATCTCATTTCTTACGCCAACGAAATGCCCGTGTGTATGTATGCGGGGGCAGAAATTCGTGATAATCAATTCATCGGTTGGAAAAGCGTCAGCACGCAGGAACGTGAAGCTCGCAACTTAATGTCAGCCAAACAAGACGTGAAACTGCTCAATGAAAATATCGTGCATTACACGGTGGAAAAAGCACTACTACGTTTGATCGAAAAATATAACCTGAAAGCCGAAGATATTGATTACTTTTTACCACATTATTCTTCGGGCTTTTTTCGTGACAAATTGTTGGACGGGCTGAAAAATATCAATTTCGTCATTCCGCAAGAAAAATGGTTTACTAACTTGGAAACGAAAGGGAATACAGGTTCAGCATCTATCTATATTATTTTGCAAGAATTTTTAGAGAAATACCCGCTTAAAAACGGACAAAAAGTGTTGTGTTACATCCCGGAAAGCGGGCGTTTTTCCTCTTGTTTTATGCTACTCGAGGTGGTTAATGGAAATTAA
- a CDS encoding BtrH N-terminal domain-containing protein translates to MLKAQGVDFNEAMVFGLASALTFVYIPLVKINGLPLISYRMPPRSIIKMAIKAVESSVENAKVSFATGWTASVKSSTCRRKIGGFTNLCFLVALFPA, encoded by the coding sequence ATGTTAAAAGCGCAAGGTGTGGATTTTAACGAAGCCATGGTTTTCGGTTTGGCCTCGGCGTTGACCTTTGTTTATATTCCGTTGGTAAAAATTAACGGATTGCCACTGATTTCTTATCGAATGCCGCCGCGATCCATTATCAAAATGGCTATCAAAGCAGTTGAAAGTTCGGTTGAAAATGCAAAAGTTTCGTTCGCCACAGGCTGGACAGCAAGCGTTAAATCAAGCACTTGCCGAAGAAAAATTGGTGGGTTTACAAACCTCTGTTTTCTGGTTGCCTTATTTCCCGCCTGA
- a CDS encoding BtrH N-terminal domain-containing protein — protein MQKFRSPQAGQQALNQALAEEKLVGLQTSVFWLPYFPPEMRFHFNAHNLIVYGKEQNDYLISDPVFESVQRCAAEDLQRARFAKGVLAPKGLMYYFENQPDLTQIDLPNLIRKAVCKNAKQMLAPLFFVGVKGIRTVAKQIEKLATHSSEKYKRLYLGHIVRMQEEIGTGGAGFRYLYAYFLEQAANICQEPKYKKASEHMTEIGDMWRQFAGLCVKQCKKPTMEGYKTVADYLREIADKEQLIWQTLRNL, from the coding sequence ATGCAAAAGTTTCGTTCGCCACAGGCTGGACAGCAAGCGTTAAATCAAGCACTTGCCGAAGAAAAATTGGTGGGTTTACAAACCTCTGTTTTCTGGTTGCCTTATTTCCCGCCTGAAATGCGTTTTCATTTTAACGCGCACAATTTAATTGTGTACGGCAAAGAACAAAATGACTATTTGATTAGCGATCCCGTATTTGAAAGCGTACAACGTTGTGCCGCAGAAGATTTGCAACGGGCCCGTTTTGCGAAGGGCGTATTAGCGCCGAAAGGGTTGATGTATTATTTTGAAAATCAACCTGACTTAACACAAATTGACTTACCAAATCTCATCCGTAAAGCCGTTTGCAAAAATGCCAAACAAATGTTGGCTCCGCTCTTTTTCGTCGGTGTAAAAGGCATTCGTACCGTTGCCAAACAAATTGAAAAACTGGCAACTCATTCTTCGGAAAAATACAAACGCTTATATCTAGGTCACATCGTGCGTATGCAAGAAGAAATCGGCACCGGCGGCGCAGGCTTCCGTTATTTATACGCCTATTTCCTTGAACAAGCTGCCAATATCTGCCAAGAGCCTAAATATAAAAAAGCCTCCGAACACATGACGGAAATCGGCGATATGTGGCGCCAATTCGCGGGCTTATGTGTGAAACAATGTAAAAAACCAACAATGGAAGGCTATAAAACGGTGGCGGACTATTTGCGGGAAATTGCGGATAAAGAACAACTCATTTGGCAAACCTTACGTAATTTATGA
- a CDS encoding ABC transporter ATP-binding protein — MIQINNLSHHYSNAEKNALSAVSFRIESASTVGLLGPNGAGKTTLMSLLAGLQSVQQGEIYFDGVPLAKLNKKQRHQISLVPQDFAFYPLLTVWENLTFFASLYDIRDKSYLLELLTKVDLMSHKNKLAKHLSGGLKRRLNFAIGLINHPKVIFLDEITVGIDPQSRQFILDSVAALKQQGVTVIYTSHYLQEIEQLCDKLVLLNEGNLIYQGSVQGILEEEQSLERFYLAFLNKAENIC, encoded by the coding sequence ATGATTCAAATAAACAATCTTAGCCATCACTACTCCAACGCAGAAAAGAACGCATTAAGTGCGGTCAGTTTTCGCATTGAATCGGCTTCTACCGTAGGTCTTCTCGGTCCCAACGGGGCAGGCAAAACCACGCTGATGTCCCTGCTTGCAGGGTTACAATCCGTACAACAAGGAGAGATTTATTTTGATGGCGTACCTTTGGCAAAATTGAACAAGAAACAACGCCATCAGATTTCCTTGGTGCCACAGGATTTTGCTTTTTATCCGTTGCTGACCGTTTGGGAAAATCTGACATTTTTTGCATCATTGTATGATATTCGAGATAAAAGCTATTTGTTGGAATTATTGACCAAAGTAGATTTAATGTCGCATAAAAACAAGCTGGCGAAGCATTTATCCGGTGGGTTAAAACGCCGTTTAAATTTTGCTATTGGCTTAATTAATCACCCCAAAGTGATTTTTCTAGATGAAATCACCGTGGGGATTGACCCTCAATCCCGTCAGTTTATTTTGGATAGCGTAGCGGCGTTGAAACAGCAAGGTGTGACAGTGATTTATACCTCTCATTATTTGCAAGAAATTGAGCAATTATGTGACAAATTAGTGCTGTTAAATGAAGGCAATCTCATTTATCAAGGCTCCGTACAAGGCATTTTAGAAGAAGAACAAAGTTTGGAACGTTTTTATTTAGCGTTTTTAAATAAGGCGGAAAACATATGTTAA
- a CDS encoding ABC transporter permease: MLIASIIKEMRLLSRDLHGVAVLFIMPILFMLIMSAALSNDNALSNRSEIVLLSEKNQLNDDFLTQLKKENLAVKQAPLSELAQYQADLQAGKFDLLVLNPNQKQTALSEEQALQLWLNPSVDRSWLLGVKGVLQKHYSQLRLNDYLADNHITLENNKRKQIKEIQNKVNKDLDSKFAQINDYLAKDLWQEIYVNRHGKEVSKPSSVQHSVPAWLIFGMFFIMIPLSNVMAMERQTNTLTRLRMARASALSLIIAKLIPYFLINQLQFVGMVALGYFVLPALDMPAFTLSGNWLPYFVLSAAVSLAALGYGLLISVLARTTEHAVVLGGGGIIIMAAIGGIMVPVYVMPEIMQTISQFSPMGWALSGFQNLLLNQYHLSQIQQPLYLLSGFGAITLLFATLTYQRQLTKQARF; this comes from the coding sequence ATGTTAATTGCATCGATTATCAAAGAAATGCGCCTATTAAGCCGTGATCTGCATGGCGTTGCCGTATTATTTATTATGCCGATTTTGTTTATGTTAATTATGTCGGCGGCCTTGAGTAACGATAATGCGTTAAGCAATCGCTCGGAAATTGTGCTATTAAGTGAAAAAAATCAGCTAAATGATGATTTCCTCACTCAACTCAAGAAAGAAAATCTTGCAGTTAAACAAGCCCCGTTGTCAGAATTAGCTCAATATCAAGCTGATTTACAAGCAGGTAAATTTGACCTATTGGTTTTAAATCCTAATCAAAAACAGACCGCACTTTCAGAAGAACAAGCCTTGCAGCTTTGGTTAAATCCGAGCGTAGATCGCAGTTGGCTACTGGGTGTGAAAGGTGTGTTGCAAAAGCATTATTCGCAACTGCGTTTAAACGATTATTTGGCAGACAATCACATTACGTTAGAAAATAATAAACGTAAACAAATCAAAGAAATTCAAAATAAAGTCAATAAAGATCTAGATAGCAAATTTGCGCAAATTAACGATTATCTTGCTAAAGATTTGTGGCAAGAAATTTATGTGAACCGCCATGGTAAGGAAGTCAGCAAACCTAGCTCGGTACAACATAGTGTGCCTGCATGGCTGATTTTTGGTATGTTCTTTATTATGATTCCGCTTTCCAATGTGATGGCGATGGAACGCCAAACCAACACGCTGACTCGGTTGCGTATGGCGCGAGCTTCTGCATTGAGTTTGATTATTGCCAAGTTAATTCCTTATTTTTTGATTAACCAGTTACAATTCGTCGGCATGGTGGCGCTAGGTTATTTTGTGTTGCCTGCGCTAGATATGCCTGCGTTTACGCTTTCCGGAAATTGGTTGCCTTATTTTGTATTATCCGCTGCGGTAAGCCTTGCCGCACTAGGCTATGGTTTATTAATCAGTGTGCTGGCAAGAACTACCGAACACGCCGTAGTGTTGGGCGGGGGCGGCATTATTATCATGGCGGCCATTGGCGGTATTATGGTGCCGGTGTATGTCATGCCGGAAATCATGCAAACTATTTCACAATTTTCACCCATGGGATGGGCATTAAGCGGTTTCCAAAATTTATTGTTAAACCAATATCACCTCAGCCAAATTCAACAACCGCTCTATTTATTAAGTGGCTTTGGTGCGATAACGTTACTTTTCGCCACATTAACTTATCAACGACAATTAACCAAACAAGCGAGATTCTAA
- a CDS encoding phosphopantetheine-binding protein, with amino-acid sequence MAYIFTLEAPTLELELKKLIVQETEKDELDPAEIIDDEWLFGEQSRIQLDSLDALQVVVALQAHFGVRLQGDRMVRKHMMNVRDLAAFIREQHSKI; translated from the coding sequence ATGGCTTATATTTTTACACTGGAAGCACCGACACTCGAACTGGAACTCAAAAAGCTTATCGTTCAAGAAACGGAAAAAGACGAACTTGATCCTGCAGAAATCATCGATGACGAATGGCTATTTGGCGAGCAAAGTCGCATCCAATTGGATTCGCTAGATGCTTTACAAGTTGTTGTTGCACTACAGGCTCATTTTGGCGTGCGATTACAGGGGGATCGTATGGTGCGTAAGCATATGATGAATGTACGTGATCTTGCTGCCTTTATTCGTGAACAACATAGCAAAATCTAA
- a CDS encoding beta-ketoacyl synthase N-terminal-like domain-containing protein, with amino-acid sequence MNVYLNAVSARFAEKLGQRTSNMLGQPLCFPYFNAFKEPLLSLEQLYHYIDLEIDRTLQRAGWDKSELKNIPILLGSTAYVISDCEMRVANHQPLPDEHSLAVISDGLRIRYQTEVFSIATSCTSSAQAIGYAYKMLKANMYEKVLVVGFEMFNRLTFEHFQSMNLLSQADEYQPFANPTGIVLGEGVGCIALSTQPNLTFSCEIFGITTITDNENLTNSSEIALRQLLADCLANTHLNTRDVQAIKVHGVGSNSDMMEQQVLDELFPHAKRLLIKPYMGHTLGASGALETAFLIERLQNEGTKCGHFLNYFLGFGGSNIAWMLKVGE; translated from the coding sequence ATGAATGTTTATCTCAACGCTGTTTCCGCTCGGTTTGCTGAAAAGCTCGGACAACGTACCTCCAACATGTTAGGGCAACCGCTTTGTTTTCCTTATTTCAATGCATTTAAGGAACCGCTGTTATCACTAGAACAGCTCTATCATTATATCGACCTGGAAATTGACCGCACTTTACAACGTGCCGGTTGGGATAAATCCGAGCTCAAAAATATTCCCATCCTGCTCGGGTCCACAGCTTATGTGATTAGTGATTGTGAAATGCGTGTAGCGAATCATCAACCTTTACCAGACGAACATAGCCTTGCTGTAATTTCTGATGGTTTGCGTATACGTTATCAGACCGAGGTTTTCAGTATTGCCACTTCTTGCACCTCTTCCGCACAAGCCATTGGTTATGCCTACAAAATGCTGAAAGCTAACATGTACGAAAAGGTCTTAGTGGTTGGTTTTGAGATGTTCAATCGACTTACTTTTGAACATTTTCAATCAATGAATTTATTATCGCAAGCGGATGAATACCAGCCCTTTGCCAATCCTACAGGCATTGTTTTAGGCGAGGGAGTTGGTTGCATCGCATTATCGACACAACCAAATTTAACATTTTCATGTGAAATATTTGGTATAACGACTATCACAGATAACGAAAATCTCACAAATAGTAGTGAAATCGCGCTGCGTCAATTACTGGCTGACTGCTTAGCCAACACACATCTGAACACAAGAGACGTTCAAGCCATTAAAGTGCATGGCGTAGGAAGCAATAGCGATATGATGGAACAACAAGTTTTAGATGAACTATTCCCACATGCAAAACGTCTTTTGATTAAACCATATATGGGGCACACGCTTGGTGCAAGTGGTGCATTGGAAACAGCATTTTTAATTGAACGATTACAAAACGAAGGGACAAAGTGCGGTCATTTTTTAAATTATTTTTTGGGGTTTGGCGGCAGTAATATTGCATGGATGCTAAAGGTGGGTGAATGA